A window of the Trichoderma asperellum chromosome 4, complete sequence genome harbors these coding sequences:
- a CDS encoding uncharacterized protein (EggNog:ENOG41): protein MPVRSSAQCRPAIPQRASAVWITDSVLRQAIEHYHRQFAVPASCRLLSSHSGPLESRRRQLGKRNMTGIMPSSSTYTPLWHFDVAWIPSEWKWEPPTTVEERKRKKQNMSPSALFDNLISWLEKSDGDKPFIQPPAADITVSNMSNMSAGEAAAVEPPYHDIPMPAELPQELVVLRACIATLETINSVALDRLRRAFRRDYLRRMEEALISVEGLRLAMEPLDQATKEKISDPRMANWLIARIRRSLLTGLDVAQTKNYDDAAMRELWTTFATVICSSGGSYQNVRLFKRMLSLMPDSIKIHITTDQIFNLTRSFLVAQAGSSNLSTHWIATAAQFGEALSMLHPAQLQSLDSDIHTLFSQQKISEDGDRRLLFSWLIAKAYNPNTINQEFIQSYRDLTASREIDLRHLQLWQLIVARLKSTRVIEANVHSELTRTEYTSLSQRWIALFSAVHSLPNASSILTGLLNFFKDIGQIDALISALSSLPISRVSIDSVRTIATVCDDHKLALRLYGTLRSRLGQGAQITSWGWEAWVPYLERIIKDPEITRPVHWEVLDLPRLAAASRKATADPEEIAREIQAKMALLDKMGQWYMEAAHLNDRQVLRRLQRCASVQRALTRSVSSQVLAQVTEVVTRDLQRGQWGRTTWLQWLLGMVAQKHGDEHASDVLKTIKGWRWMIDRHQGPAAAAAAVAPKHESWDA from the coding sequence ATGCCCGTGCGGTCCTCGGCGCAATGCCGGCCTGCAATCCCGCAGAGGGCTTCTGCTGTCTGGATCACAGACTCAGTGCTTCGCCAGGCCATTGAGCACTATCACCGCCAATTCGCCGTTCCCGCCTCATGTCGGCTGCTCAGTTCGCACTCGGGGCCGCTTGAGAGCCGCCGTCGCCAGCTCGGCAAGCGCAATATGACGGGAATCATGCCCTCGTCTTCGACCTATACCCCGCTATGGCATTTTGACGTTGCCTGGATCCCCAGCGAGTGGAAATGGGAACCGCCAACTACAGTGGAGGagcgaaagagaaagaagcagaacATGAGCCCCTCGGCCCTCTTCGACAACCTTATCTCGTGGCTAGAGAAATCTGATGGTGATAAACCATTCATTCAGCCACCGGCGGCGGATATCACTGTCTCCAACATGTCGAACATGTCcgcaggagaagcagcagctgtcgAACCTCCATATCACGATATCCCCATGCCAGCAGAGTTACCACAAGAATTGGTAGTATTACGAGCCTGTATTGCCACTTTAGAGACGATAAACAGCGTGGCGTTGGATCGTTTACGGAGAGCGTTTCGGCGTGATTATTTGCGTAGGATGGAGGAAGCACTTATTTCTGTTGAGGGACTACGTCTGGCGATGGAGCCCCTTGACCAAGccacaaaggaaaaaatatcTGACCCGAGGATGGCAAATTGGCTTATTGCTAGGATTCGCCGCAGCCTTCTGACTGGCCTTGATGTTGCTCAAACGAAAAATTATGACGATGCCGCTATGCGGGAGCTTTGGACGACGTTTGCCACTGTGATTTGTTCTTCAGGAGGCAGCTACCAGAATGTTAGGCTTTTCAAACGAATGTTAAGCTTGATGCCAGACTCGATCAAGATCCACATCACTACAGATCAAATATTCAACTTGACACGGTCCTTTCTGGTAGCTCAGGCCGGTAGCAGCAATCTTTCTACACACTGGATAGCCACGGCGGCTCAATTTGGAGAAGCTCTTTCAATGCTGCATCCTGCACAATTGCAAAGTTTGGACAGCGATATCCATACTCTCTTTTCACAGCAGAAAATTAGCGAAGACGGAGACCGAAGACTGTTATTTTCATGGTTAATTGCCAAGGCTTACAATCCAAACACAATCAACCAAGAGTTTATTCAATCTTATCGGGATCTCACTGCATCCCGTGAAATTGATCTCCGCCACCTCCAGCTATGGCAGCTCATTGTCGCCCGATTAAAATCAACAAGAGTCATTGAAGCCAATGTTCACTCCGAGCTTACACGAACCGAATACACCTCCCTATCACAGCGATGGATAGCTTTGTTCTCTGCGGTCCACAGCCTTCCCAACGCAAGCAGCATCTTAACAGGGCTTCTCAATTTCTTCAAGGATATCGGCCAAATCGACGCCCTCATCAGCGCACTATCGTCGCTTCCCATCTCCCGCGTATCTATCGACTCCGTTCGCACAATAGCCACAGTATGCGACGACCATAAGCTCGCCTTACGGCTCTACGGAACCCTCCGATCACGACTAGGCCAGGGCGCGCAAATCACATCGTGGGGGTGGGAAGCATGGGTCCCATATCTAGAACGAATCATCAAAGATCCCGAAATCACACGGCCGGTACACTGGGAAGTCCTCGACCTGCCCCGACTGGCGGCAGCCTCGCGCAAAGCGACTGCAGATCCGGAGGAAATCGCCCGCGAGATCCAGGCCAAGATGGCCCTGCTCGACAAAATGGGCCAGTGGTACATGGAGGCCGCGCACCTCAACGACCGCCAGGTGCTCCGACGTCTGCAGCGGTGCGCAAGCGTCCAGCGAGCGCTAACAAGGAGCGTCTCGTCGCAGGTGCTCGCACAGGTGACGGAGGTAGTCACGCGAGACCTGCAAAGGGGCCAATGGGGCAGGACGACGTGGCTGCAGTGGCTGCTGGGGATGGTCGCTCAGAAACATGGCGACGAGCACGCCAGTGACGTCTTGAAGACGATCaagggatggagatggatgatTGACCGTCACCAgggccctgctgctgctgctgctgctgttgctcccAAGCACGAGTCCTGGGACGCGTGA